Proteins from a genomic interval of Meiothermus sp.:
- a CDS encoding M20/M25/M40 family metallo-hydrolase, which yields MSQAIDRYLQEHLEAYLQETIRLCAQPSVSATGEGVLECAQLVEQILQQHGFETWKFEGYGNPVVVGRAAGKSERTLLFYNHYDVQPPEPLELWDSPPFEPQIREGKLYARGAKDDKGEFMARLAAVEAVRAAHGGELPCGVLFVVEGNEEVGSPGIARFVQDHLDLLKCDGAIWEEGGIDFEERPGTSLGRRGILALELEVETLSRDAHSGNAHILPSAAWRMVRVLASLKDENERILIPGFYDHVRPVSEQDLELLRNLPDLEAYLRQTFGVRGFVNNLSGFELRKAVFNPTCNIQGITTGYQGPGTKTVIPARAKAKLDFRLVPDQDPTDILQKLRAHLDTEGFTDVQITHADYMFPARSDPQHPLVELAARAAQEVYQKPYQRIPLTGGSSPVYAFAGPLNIPVIDAGVGYGITNRTHAPNENIRIQDFHNAARHIARILDGFAGIF from the coding sequence ATGTCGCAAGCCATAGACCGCTACCTGCAAGAGCACCTCGAGGCCTACCTGCAAGAGACCATCCGCCTCTGCGCCCAGCCCAGTGTCTCGGCCACCGGCGAGGGGGTGCTCGAGTGCGCCCAACTGGTCGAACAAATCTTGCAACAGCATGGCTTTGAGACCTGGAAGTTCGAGGGCTACGGCAACCCGGTGGTGGTGGGCCGGGCCGCCGGGAAATCGGAGCGCACCCTGCTCTTTTACAACCACTACGACGTGCAGCCCCCCGAGCCGCTGGAGCTGTGGGACTCGCCCCCTTTTGAACCGCAAATCCGCGAGGGCAAGCTCTATGCCCGCGGGGCCAAGGACGACAAGGGCGAGTTTATGGCTCGCCTGGCCGCGGTGGAGGCGGTGCGGGCCGCGCATGGGGGCGAGCTGCCCTGTGGGGTGCTCTTCGTAGTGGAGGGCAACGAGGAGGTGGGCAGCCCCGGCATCGCCCGGTTCGTGCAGGATCACCTGGACTTGCTCAAATGCGACGGGGCCATCTGGGAGGAGGGGGGCATCGACTTTGAAGAACGGCCCGGCACCTCGCTGGGCCGGCGGGGGATTCTGGCTTTGGAGCTGGAGGTCGAGACCCTTTCGCGCGACGCCCACTCCGGCAACGCCCACATCCTGCCCAGCGCGGCCTGGCGGATGGTGCGGGTGCTGGCCTCTTTGAAGGACGAGAACGAGCGCATCCTGATTCCCGGCTTCTACGACCATGTGCGGCCTGTTTCGGAGCAGGATCTCGAGCTCTTGCGCAACCTACCCGACCTCGAGGCCTACCTGCGCCAGACCTTTGGGGTGCGGGGCTTTGTGAACAACCTGAGCGGCTTCGAGCTGCGCAAGGCCGTCTTCAACCCTACCTGCAACATCCAGGGCATCACCACCGGCTACCAGGGCCCGGGCACCAAGACCGTGATTCCGGCCCGGGCCAAGGCCAAGCTCGACTTCCGCCTGGTGCCCGACCAGGATCCCACCGACATCCTGCAAAAGCTGCGGGCCCACCTCGACACCGAAGGCTTCACCGACGTGCAGATTACCCACGCCGACTACATGTTCCCGGCCCGCTCCGACCCCCAGCACCCCCTGGTAGAGCTGGCGGCCCGCGCAGCCCAGGAGGTCTACCAGAAGCCCTACCAGCGCATCCCCCTCACCGGGGGCAGCTCGCCGGTGTATGCCTTTGCCGGGCCCCTGAACATCCCGGTCATCGACGCGGGGGTGGGCTACGGCATCACCAACCGCACCCACGCCCCCAACGAGAACATCCGCATCCAGGACTTCCACAACGCCGCCCGGCACATCGCCCGCATTCTGGACGGCTTTGCAGGCATCTTTTAG
- a CDS encoding long-chain fatty acid--CoA ligase yields MQSTMMDFPLTLPHLLERAGKLFPKEEIVTRLPDRSLHRYTFGDFYQRSRRLASALQKAGLQKGDRVATLSWNTYAHLEAYFGVPVAGGVLHPLNLRLHPSDIAYIINHAQDRFLIVDDVLLKLYEAVKEQVNLEKVIVVPLSRQPVPEGLLSYEDFLATGDPDFAYPALDERDAAGMCYTSGTTGKPKGVVYSHRSIALHSLASALPDALNLAGHDVLLPVVPMFHVLAWGLPFTGVMVGSKMVLPGPHLDPVSLLDLFESEQVTKTAGVPTIWLGVLQALEKEPTRWKLKPMEMVVGGSAAPEAMIRAFDRLGHTVLHAWGMTEMSPLGTVSRLKRHLRGDPALEYRYRAQQGLPTPWVEIRAVGEQGVVPWDGQSLGELQVRGPWVAASYYNLEEESDKWTPDGWFRTGDVVAIDPEGYIRIADRTKDLIKSGGEWISSIDLENALMAHPAVKEAAVIAIPDPKWDERPLAAVVLKEGASVTPEELARFLEPRFAKWWLPDAYVFLDEIPRTSTGKFLKSKLREQFRDYKSRAASS; encoded by the coding sequence ATGCAGTCCACCATGATGGATTTTCCCCTGACCCTGCCGCACCTTTTGGAGCGGGCCGGCAAGCTGTTTCCAAAGGAAGAAATCGTGACCCGGCTGCCCGACCGGTCGCTGCACCGCTACACCTTTGGCGATTTTTACCAGCGTTCGCGCAGGCTGGCCTCAGCCTTGCAAAAGGCCGGGCTGCAAAAAGGCGACCGCGTAGCCACCCTCTCCTGGAACACCTACGCCCACCTCGAGGCCTACTTTGGCGTGCCGGTAGCCGGGGGGGTGCTGCACCCCCTCAACCTGCGCCTGCACCCCTCCGACATCGCCTACATCATCAACCATGCTCAGGACAGGTTTTTGATCGTAGACGACGTGCTCTTGAAGCTGTATGAAGCGGTAAAGGAGCAGGTGAACCTGGAGAAGGTGATTGTGGTGCCCCTCTCGCGCCAGCCGGTGCCCGAGGGCCTGCTGAGCTACGAGGACTTCCTGGCTACCGGCGACCCCGATTTTGCCTACCCCGCCCTCGACGAGCGCGACGCTGCCGGGATGTGCTATACCTCCGGCACCACCGGCAAGCCCAAGGGAGTGGTCTACTCGCACCGCTCCATTGCCCTGCACAGCCTGGCCTCGGCCCTGCCCGATGCCCTGAACCTGGCCGGCCACGATGTGCTGCTGCCGGTGGTGCCCATGTTCCACGTGCTGGCCTGGGGGCTGCCCTTTACCGGGGTGATGGTGGGCAGCAAGATGGTGCTGCCGGGGCCCCACCTCGACCCGGTGAGCCTGCTGGACCTGTTCGAGTCGGAACAGGTGACCAAGACCGCCGGGGTGCCCACCATCTGGCTGGGGGTGCTGCAAGCCCTCGAGAAAGAACCCACCCGCTGGAAACTCAAACCGATGGAGATGGTGGTGGGGGGCAGCGCGGCCCCCGAGGCCATGATCCGGGCCTTCGACCGCCTGGGCCACACCGTGCTGCACGCCTGGGGTATGACCGAGATGAGCCCGCTGGGCACCGTGAGCCGGCTCAAGCGCCACCTGCGGGGCGACCCAGCGCTCGAGTACCGCTACCGGGCCCAGCAAGGCCTGCCCACCCCCTGGGTGGAGATACGGGCGGTGGGTGAGCAGGGGGTGGTGCCCTGGGACGGGCAGTCGCTGGGTGAGCTGCAGGTGCGGGGGCCCTGGGTGGCCGCGAGCTACTACAACCTGGAAGAAGAGTCCGACAAGTGGACTCCCGACGGCTGGTTCCGCACCGGCGATGTGGTGGCGATTGACCCCGAGGGCTACATCCGCATTGCCGATCGCACCAAAGACCTGATCAAGTCCGGCGGCGAGTGGATTAGCTCGATTGACCTGGAGAACGCCCTGATGGCCCATCCGGCCGTCAAGGAAGCCGCGGTGATCGCCATTCCCGACCCCAAGTGGGACGAGCGCCCGCTGGCCGCAGTGGTGCTCAAGGAGGGGGCCAGTGTCACCCCGGAGGAGCTGGCCCGGTTTTTGGAGCCCCGCTTTGCCAAGTGGTGGCTGCCGGATGCCTATGTCTTCCTGGACGAGATTCCCCGTACCAGCACCGGCAAGTTCCTCAAGTCCAAGCTGCGGGAGCAGTTCAGGGATTACAAGTCCAGGGCGGCTTCATCCTAG
- a CDS encoding MBL fold metallo-hydrolase, with product MSKVSRRQALKLLGTTGAVAAAGTIPTIAQQTPTMPNGAGFYRFKLGDFTFTVLSDGQTPPGNAFPNWGATPGRQAEFEAALREHFLEPTQFINNFNPMVIDTGRAKILIDTGRGQAGQLLNNLANAGLRPGDINIVFITHGHGDHIGGLVRDGQPVFANAQHIIGETELQFWLSQATPPANLVALRDRFTRVRPGAEIAPGITAVDTPGHTVGHLAVQVTSGGRTLWHLGDAGGHYILSLRFPDHYLGFDNNPQQAVATRARLWQAAAAERIMVVGYHFAWPGVGYVRRAGNAYEFVPAFFTF from the coding sequence ATGAGTAAAGTTTCTCGTCGTCAAGCCCTCAAGCTGCTGGGTACTACCGGTGCGGTGGCTGCTGCCGGTACGATACCCACCATAGCCCAACAAACACCCACCATGCCCAATGGAGCCGGTTTCTATCGCTTTAAGCTGGGGGATTTCACCTTTACGGTGCTGAGCGACGGCCAGACCCCGCCCGGCAACGCCTTCCCCAACTGGGGGGCGACCCCCGGCAGGCAGGCCGAGTTTGAAGCAGCCCTGCGGGAGCACTTCCTCGAGCCCACCCAGTTCATCAACAACTTCAACCCCATGGTCATTGACACCGGGCGGGCCAAAATTCTCATTGATACGGGCCGGGGCCAGGCCGGGCAACTGCTGAACAACCTGGCCAACGCCGGCCTGCGGCCTGGCGATATCAATATCGTCTTCATCACCCACGGCCACGGCGATCACATTGGCGGTCTGGTGCGGGATGGGCAGCCGGTGTTTGCCAACGCCCAGCACATCATCGGCGAGACCGAGCTACAGTTCTGGCTCTCCCAGGCCACCCCACCCGCCAACCTGGTGGCCCTGCGCGACCGCTTTACCCGGGTGCGTCCCGGTGCCGAGATTGCCCCCGGCATTACCGCAGTGGATACCCCGGGCCACACCGTGGGACACCTGGCCGTACAGGTAACCTCGGGCGGGCGGACGCTGTGGCACCTGGGCGATGCCGGGGGCCACTACATCCTCTCCCTGCGCTTCCCCGACCACTACCTGGGCTTTGACAACAACCCCCAGCAGGCCGTGGCCACCCGGGCCCGGCTGTGGCAGGCCGCGGCGGCAGAGCGGATTATGGTGGTGGGCTACCACTTCGCCTGGCCGGGTGTGGGCTACGTGCGCCGCGCGGGCAACGCCTACGAGTTCGTGCCGGCCTTCTTCACTTTCTAG
- a CDS encoding endonuclease V: protein MRLDSFARPSTLQEAAALQRTLAQSVVLAGNPCKARYIGALDASHPTRFSRQKGPSVAVAVLWDRQTGGVLEVATAQMDEAELFPYIPGYLSFREAPLYLAALARLSRLPEVLLVDGQGIAHPRRLGIAAHLGVHLNLPTIGVAKTLLFGRPESPLPLEAGSAVRLLDGETQIGWLFRSRSGVRPLVVSPGHRVGMEESLAFMRSLMGKTRLPEPLRQAHLHAGLQRRLVNVR from the coding sequence ATGCGCCTCGATAGCTTTGCCCGGCCCAGCACCCTGCAGGAGGCCGCGGCGCTGCAACGCACGCTGGCCCAGTCTGTGGTACTGGCAGGGAACCCCTGTAAAGCCCGATATATCGGGGCTCTGGATGCTTCCCACCCGACCCGTTTTTCCAGGCAAAAAGGCCCCTCGGTGGCGGTGGCGGTCTTGTGGGATAGGCAGACGGGGGGGGTGCTCGAGGTCGCCACGGCCCAGATGGACGAGGCCGAGCTATTTCCTTACATCCCCGGCTATCTGTCGTTCCGCGAGGCCCCACTGTACCTGGCGGCCCTGGCCCGGTTATCCCGCCTGCCCGAGGTGCTTTTGGTAGACGGGCAGGGCATCGCGCATCCCCGGCGGCTGGGCATAGCCGCCCACCTGGGGGTGCACCTGAACCTCCCAACCATCGGAGTTGCCAAGACCCTGCTCTTCGGCCGGCCAGAAAGCCCACTACCCCTGGAGGCGGGTTCGGCGGTGCGCTTGCTGGATGGGGAGACGCAGATTGGCTGGCTTTTCCGCAGCCGCAGCGGGGTTCGGCCGCTGGTGGTCTCGCCGGGCCACCGGGTGGGCATGGAAGAGAGCCTGGCATTTATGCGCTCGCTGATGGGGAAGACCCGTCTGCCCGAGCCCCTGCGCCAGGCCCACCTGCACGCTGGGTTGCAGCGGCGGCTGGTCAATGTGAGATGA
- a CDS encoding peptidyl-prolyl cis-trans isomerase, translating into MFGINRRVIAVIFGVLALAFVVGSVLLFTPQGQRSTQGKIEFTVNGRPVYELELARAQQADPILSTNPQGLLKRLAEINFTDKLIVTTALLQDTARIRVSSGELKKELDTIKERFGLQKKEDYDRFLTQVGYTDSQLRNELRDQIRINKRVEEIQKKAEPTEEEMRLYFELNREQYKNEERVQARQIVVDDKATADKIYAEVTAAGADFAAIAKANSKLNAEQGGALGAEAGKSEPGPVTRVVFPNAVADVVFKLRDGQISKPIEAGGRFYIVKVEKYLPAGDVKFEEVKDRVKEDAKRIKGQGALEAYLEELRAKANVKFAEGSTLKYENPVVAKVNEAEIKLAEVTQSVFANPQVPQLVQQGLGELAVQFFMPQTLEQFINREAVYQAAQKLGQPFFGSKSDIVTQAQQWKTRDITVTDAEVRKYYDSNLANFTIPASAKVQAVNFKKEDKAKADAFRAAALKGGKLEDLAKANSGTVQDFGVVNPGTMPPVPNRLVFLTRGTFPKGPLGEVSEVVKLEDESHQVLIVNDRKAEVLRPFEEVKEEARQQVLASRRAEAAQKWVEEVRKAAKVENNLQKVLSALTPKEEPKKEEPSTNSTQPGNNQSNPSTPANR; encoded by the coding sequence GTGTTTGGAATCAACAGAAGGGTAATTGCGGTTATTTTTGGGGTTCTGGCCCTGGCGTTTGTGGTGGGTTCGGTGCTGTTGTTCACCCCCCAGGGCCAGCGCAGCACCCAGGGCAAAATCGAATTCACCGTGAACGGTCGTCCGGTGTACGAGCTCGAGCTCGCCAGAGCCCAGCAAGCCGACCCCATTTTGAGCACCAATCCCCAGGGGCTCCTGAAACGGCTGGCCGAGATCAACTTTACCGATAAGCTTATCGTGACCACAGCGCTTTTGCAGGATACTGCCCGCATTCGGGTCTCGAGCGGGGAGCTCAAAAAAGAGCTCGATACCATCAAAGAGCGCTTTGGCCTGCAAAAAAAGGAAGACTACGACCGCTTCCTGACTCAGGTAGGCTATACCGATTCGCAACTGCGCAACGAGCTGCGCGATCAGATTCGCATCAATAAGCGCGTTGAGGAAATACAGAAAAAAGCCGAGCCGACCGAAGAGGAGATGCGCCTGTATTTCGAGCTCAACCGCGAGCAGTACAAAAACGAAGAGCGGGTACAGGCCCGTCAGATTGTGGTGGATGACAAGGCCACCGCCGACAAAATTTACGCCGAGGTGACCGCGGCAGGGGCCGATTTTGCCGCCATCGCCAAAGCCAACTCCAAGCTCAACGCCGAGCAAGGTGGGGCTTTGGGGGCCGAGGCAGGCAAGAGCGAGCCCGGCCCGGTGACCCGGGTGGTCTTCCCCAATGCTGTGGCCGATGTGGTCTTCAAGCTGCGCGACGGACAGATCAGCAAGCCCATCGAAGCCGGGGGCCGCTTCTACATCGTGAAGGTAGAAAAGTATCTTCCAGCAGGCGACGTGAAGTTTGAAGAGGTCAAAGACCGGGTCAAGGAAGACGCTAAGCGTATCAAGGGCCAGGGGGCGCTGGAAGCCTACCTCGAGGAGCTGCGCGCCAAAGCCAACGTCAAGTTTGCCGAGGGCTCTACCCTCAAGTACGAGAACCCCGTGGTGGCTAAGGTCAACGAGGCCGAAATCAAGCTGGCGGAAGTAACCCAGTCGGTCTTTGCCAACCCCCAGGTTCCCCAGCTAGTACAGCAGGGTCTGGGTGAGCTGGCCGTGCAGTTCTTTATGCCCCAAACGCTGGAGCAGTTTATTAACCGGGAGGCCGTCTATCAGGCTGCTCAAAAGCTGGGCCAGCCTTTCTTTGGCTCAAAATCCGATATTGTCACCCAGGCTCAACAGTGGAAAACCCGCGACATCACCGTAACGGATGCTGAAGTACGCAAGTACTACGACTCCAACCTGGCCAACTTCACCATCCCGGCCTCGGCCAAAGTGCAGGCGGTGAACTTCAAAAAGGAAGATAAAGCCAAAGCCGATGCTTTCCGGGCTGCTGCCCTCAAAGGCGGCAAGCTTGAAGACCTGGCTAAGGCCAACAGCGGCACCGTACAGGACTTTGGCGTGGTCAACCCCGGTACTATGCCGCCGGTACCCAACCGGTTGGTCTTCCTGACTCGCGGCACTTTCCCCAAAGGGCCACTGGGTGAGGTAAGCGAGGTGGTGAAGCTCGAGGACGAAAGCCACCAGGTGCTCATCGTCAACGACCGCAAGGCCGAAGTCCTGCGCCCCTTCGAGGAGGTCAAGGAAGAAGCCCGCCAGCAGGTACTGGCCAGCCGCCGGGCCGAGGCCGCTCAGAAATGGGTGGAAGAGGTGCGTAAGGCCGCCAAGGTGGAAAACAACCTGCAAAAGGTGCTTTCAGCCCTAACCCCCAAGGAAGAACCCAAGAAGGAAGAACCCAGCACCAACTCCACCCAGCCCGGCAATAATCAAAGCAACCCCTCCACCCCGGCTAACCGCTAG
- the rlmB gene encoding 23S rRNA (guanosine(2251)-2'-O)-methyltransferase RlmB: protein MLIYGRNPVLEALREGQVGQVWVAKGVETWLLKELDKLGASYKLVPRIELDQMVRTTQHQGLVAEIEEATYADPQAPFLVAKKRGEQVLLVVLDGITDPRNYGAIIRSAFALGAHGVVTEERRSAPLSALVMKASAGTASKIPLVQVKNIARYLEQLKQQGVWVYGTSGKASKTIAELDYQRPLAVVVGSEGEGMRRLVAEHCDELARIPLAEGAESLNAAVALGVVLYQAGLSRG from the coding sequence ATGCTGATCTATGGGCGTAATCCGGTTTTGGAAGCCCTGCGCGAAGGCCAGGTGGGGCAGGTTTGGGTAGCCAAGGGCGTGGAAACCTGGCTCTTGAAGGAGCTTGACAAGCTGGGGGCTTCGTACAAACTGGTGCCGCGCATCGAGCTCGATCAGATGGTGCGCACCACCCAGCACCAGGGTCTGGTAGCTGAAATCGAAGAGGCCACCTACGCCGACCCCCAAGCCCCCTTCCTGGTGGCGAAAAAACGCGGCGAGCAGGTTTTGCTGGTGGTGCTGGATGGTATCACCGACCCACGCAACTACGGGGCCATTATCCGCAGTGCTTTTGCCTTGGGAGCGCATGGGGTGGTGACCGAGGAACGCCGCAGCGCACCCCTATCTGCACTGGTGATGAAGGCTTCGGCGGGTACGGCCAGCAAGATCCCTTTGGTGCAGGTCAAGAACATCGCCCGCTACCTCGAGCAGCTCAAACAGCAAGGGGTCTGGGTCTATGGCACCAGCGGCAAGGCCAGCAAAACCATAGCCGAGCTCGACTACCAACGCCCGCTGGCTGTTGTGGTTGGCTCCGAGGGTGAGGGTATGCGCCGCCTGGTGGCAGAGCACTGCGACGAGCTGGCCAGAATCCCCCTGGCCGAAGGGGCCGAGAGCCTGAACGCGGCGGTGGCGCTGGGGGTGGTGCTGTATCAGGCAGGGCTTTCTCGCGGCTGA
- a CDS encoding restriction endonuclease: MPIPSYQRFMYPLLEMAADGEAHSMEEAYEVLAGKFNLSKEDRAELLPSGGQSRYENRVGWARTYLTKAGLLESPGRGQFKITAEGRRVLQSGITELNNQYLMQFPGFVEFKRRGRTVDETSSEEEVSNETTPDEQLEQLHLVLRRQLAQELLARVKQCSPAFFERLVVQLLVAMGYGGSVADAGKAVGRSGDDGIDGIIKQDRLGLDNIYIQAKRWERTVPSEVVRTFHGSLALQRASRGVIITTSDFSSSAIETAKALGNIVLIDGNTLADFMIEYNVGVTVAARYEVKRVDRDFFEES; the protein is encoded by the coding sequence ATGCCAATTCCAAGCTACCAGCGATTCATGTACCCATTGCTCGAGATGGCAGCAGACGGTGAAGCGCACTCGATGGAGGAAGCCTACGAGGTGCTGGCCGGAAAGTTCAACCTAAGCAAAGAAGATCGGGCTGAATTGCTGCCCAGTGGTGGGCAAAGTAGGTATGAGAACCGCGTCGGATGGGCCAGAACCTACTTAACAAAAGCAGGTTTGCTGGAGTCGCCTGGCAGAGGGCAATTCAAGATCACTGCGGAAGGTCGCAGAGTTTTGCAGTCGGGCATTACTGAACTCAACAACCAGTACCTTATGCAATTCCCTGGGTTTGTTGAGTTTAAGCGTAGAGGCCGCACTGTAGATGAAACAAGCTCAGAAGAAGAGGTTAGCAACGAGACAACACCGGATGAGCAGCTCGAGCAGCTGCATCTAGTTTTGAGGAGACAGCTAGCACAGGAGCTTTTGGCACGTGTCAAGCAGTGCTCACCTGCATTCTTTGAGCGTCTTGTGGTTCAGCTTTTGGTAGCAATGGGTTACGGCGGTTCGGTAGCAGATGCGGGTAAGGCAGTGGGGCGAAGTGGGGATGATGGCATTGATGGCATCATCAAGCAAGACCGGCTTGGCCTGGACAATATTTACATTCAAGCCAAGCGTTGGGAAAGAACCGTCCCAAGTGAAGTTGTCAGAACCTTTCACGGAAGCCTAGCCCTTCAAAGAGCAAGCCGAGGGGTTATCATCACCACCTCGGACTTTTCCAGTAGTGCGATTGAAACAGCTAAGGCGCTCGGGAATATCGTACTAATTGATGGAAATACCCTGGCAGACTTCATGATCGAGTACAACGTTGGAGTCACGGTAGCGGCCAGGTATGAGGTGAAGCGGGTTGATAGGGACTTTTTTGAAGAGAGTTAG
- the mltG gene encoding endolytic transglycosylase MltG — protein MDDSNKPTPPDGPVAALDDPQERGKSPTRWILRGVLFMFALVAAVFGYALYLMGPTGTTAEIRIPKGSGAAAVGRILEQAGLVRSGSMFALYLRFSGQDKELKPGYYKLEGKGLRAIALAITDESRPLTVRITFPEGWRAVDMAQRLSENNLDGPKFLELVNNPPSELRPAEAKGPTLEGYLFPATYDFPLDYTAEDVIRTMTRRMEQEFTPAAKARLQQLGLQSIHDWVTLASIVQAEAANASEKPLIAGVFLNRLEIGMPLQADPTVAYGLGKRLPELDRGAGDFAKDTPYNTYTRRGLPPGAIGNPGSEALQAVLNPVRTNEKGQKYLYFLHAQGRLFLNVSFDGHLRDTAKYYR, from the coding sequence ATGGACGATTCGAACAAGCCAACCCCTCCCGATGGGCCTGTTGCAGCCCTCGACGACCCCCAAGAAAGGGGTAAGTCGCCCACCCGCTGGATTCTGCGGGGGGTGCTGTTCATGTTTGCCCTGGTGGCGGCGGTTTTTGGCTATGCCCTGTATTTGATGGGCCCCACCGGCACCACGGCCGAAATCCGCATTCCCAAAGGCAGCGGGGCCGCGGCGGTTGGTCGCATCCTCGAGCAGGCCGGACTGGTGCGTTCGGGCTCTATGTTTGCCCTGTATCTGCGCTTTTCCGGCCAGGATAAAGAACTCAAGCCTGGCTACTACAAGCTCGAGGGCAAGGGGTTGCGGGCCATTGCCCTGGCCATCACCGATGAGTCCCGCCCCCTCACCGTGCGCATCACCTTTCCGGAAGGCTGGCGGGCGGTGGATATGGCCCAGCGCCTGAGCGAAAACAACCTGGATGGCCCCAAATTCCTCGAGCTGGTCAACAACCCTCCCTCCGAGTTGCGCCCTGCTGAGGCCAAAGGCCCCACCCTCGAGGGCTACCTCTTTCCCGCTACCTACGACTTCCCCCTCGACTACACCGCCGAAGACGTCATTCGCACCATGACCCGCCGCATGGAGCAGGAGTTCACCCCTGCTGCCAAGGCCCGCCTGCAGCAGCTTGGCCTTCAAAGTATCCACGACTGGGTCACGCTGGCCTCCATTGTGCAAGCCGAAGCTGCCAATGCCAGCGAAAAGCCCTTGATTGCAGGGGTTTTCCTCAACCGCCTGGAAATTGGCATGCCCCTCCAGGCCGACCCCACCGTGGCCTACGGCCTGGGCAAGCGTCTGCCCGAACTCGATCGGGGCGCGGGCGACTTCGCCAAAGACACCCCCTACAACACCTATACCCGACGCGGCCTGCCTCCGGGCGCCATCGGCAACCCTGGCTCCGAGGCCTTGCAAGCGGTGCTTAACCCGGTGCGCACCAACGAAAAAGGCCAGAAGTACCTTTACTTCCTACACGCCCAGGGGCGCTTGTTTCTGAATGTAAGTTTCGACGGGCATCTGCGCGATACCGCGAAGTATTATCGCTAA
- the ruvX gene encoding Holliday junction resolvase RuvX, which translates to MRVVALDVGEARIGLAVGETGSPWAFGRGYLVRKNLEADLEALAAFAQREQAERFVVGLPLRTDGRPSAQAERVLALVEAMRQRGMQVELLDERYTTKLGQNRLKNAPKRIRQEKGKLDEAAAIALLESYLAGV; encoded by the coding sequence ATGCGGGTAGTGGCGCTGGACGTGGGAGAGGCCCGGATTGGCCTGGCGGTGGGCGAAACCGGTTCACCCTGGGCTTTTGGTCGGGGCTACCTGGTGCGCAAAAACCTCGAGGCCGACCTCGAGGCCCTGGCCGCGTTTGCCCAACGCGAGCAGGCCGAGCGCTTTGTGGTGGGGCTGCCCCTGCGCACCGACGGCCGGCCCAGCGCCCAGGCCGAGCGGGTGCTGGCCCTGGTGGAAGCCATGCGCCAGCGGGGTATGCAGGTCGAGCTGCTGGATGAGCGCTACACCACCAAACTGGGACAAAACCGCCTCAAAAATGCCCCCAAGCGCATTCGACAGGAGAAAGGTAAGCTGGACGAAGCCGCAGCCATCGCGCTGCTGGAATCCTATTTGGCGGGTGTATAA